taattttcaagtaatttgtataaatagatcataaatCATACTTTAATGTGTTATTATCCCAaatgtttattatatatttgtgacAAAATAAAGTTTCTGTTTTTCCATTATGACAATagatgtaaaataataaaaaatttaaacagttCATGCAACCCCAATCAAAATACAAGACAAGCTTGAACAACAATTCATTCAACACTTATCTCAGGTAGCTGTGATGATCCTAAGAATTTTGTGACAGGAAATTACAGACCATCTCAAACACAACTAACATATGAAACAAGCCAAATTAAATGGTTAGAAAAAACTTTTGAAGACTGGTTAAACCAGGTATACCTTTGCTGATTGTCAATAACTATATGTACAAAAGTCCCACTGGTTCTGTCTCCTGCATGAAGCTGTCTATAAAGACACAACACACACTGTCTTGGAAACAATCAACCTCAACCACAAACCCGAACTTGTAATCACATTACTGATGATGCTAATGGAAATTGATCTATAAACGACAACTATCGACAACAAGCCTAACAAAGTTAACTTATCTAAAGAACAGATGTTACACTACAATGCAGTCAGGTCCATCCTTTTTCCTTGCCGACCAAACGAGCTGCACTCTTAGAGAGTAGTAGATCTTTCATTTCTTTGTAAACCTTGAGTTCTTCGAGGGCATCTGATGTTTTGCGAGGTTTAAAGAATTCGGAAGCTGCTCCAACTTCTCCCTCGAATTCGATCTTAGACGACTGAGACGTATAATAACCAGAATCTTGACGCAGACGAGGAGCCGTTTTTAGCATGTGAACGAGGATTCCGACAGCCGCATCCTGAGATTTCTTGGCTGTTGAGGATGCTTGTGAAGAAACTTCTGAACTCTTTGTTCCATCGGGGTTCAGACTGTATGGAAAACGGAAAGTGAATGCCACTGGAGAATTGGAATAAACATGAAATAAATATGCATATTCTATTACACTCACACATCACATGAGGTCAGTTCAGGCTTATGTGATCTCATGTTCGTTTAAAGAACTGGGAACTCCACTATGGAAAAATCAATAGAAAAGAAGATAGACATCGAAAAACTATTGCAGTGTCCGACAaagagaaaatcttgaagGCCTTGGTGAGATTGATGCTAAAAGCAACCAAGAAAAGGAGGAAATCCTAGAGACATCTTGTTTTAATGGTAAAAAATAGGAcgaattattcttttaatatctCAATAATAGTTGTCactattttagcataaaatGAAACGAAATGATCATTTGGCTCTGAAGAATTCTGATAGCAGGATTAATCaagctttaaaataaaagtattacgAACATAATAGGTACATCATTCGTTTAACAGAAACTATACCAATGAGGATCCCTAAAAGTCAAAAACGATACTGGACTTCCCCTGTAAGAGAAATGTGAACTACAGAACAAGATGCCACATTTTCCAACAGCgtgttaaatttcttttcGAGCAATTCTTGGCACATTCGACAAGGTCAGCGGAATTACCTTGCTTGGCTATCAGGAGGATCCACATCATCCACAATAAATGGACAGGAGAAATCACAATCGCCAAAGTCATCCTGGAAAGACAATCTGCTGGAGCTCCTCGAGAATCCAACACGTGGCGAACTACTTGAGGACAGCAGACTTGAAAACCGCCCGGAATCCTCTTTTGCATCTCGAGCCACCTAAGGAATATAAACAGATGGAAATCAGAGAAGCAGTTACGAGCAGACCAATAAACAACAAGGAGTAGTGACTATGATATCAACTCTGAGAAAACCTACCTTTGAACTGACGTTTATTGGCCCAGAACTTGATTCTCCAGCTCTGAGAGAATCCAATCTCCTCATTGACCTAATCCCAGATGAGGATTCATGGGATGAAGGATCATACCTTGTGTTTCGAGGAGATAGAGGCGGAAGAGAATGCCTACTTGGATCAGACAAATTAGGAGAAAGGAACCTTGGACTTCTGCCCATCATTGGATGGGGAATACTCACGGGAGCAGTTTCTGAACGCAGACGGCTCTGAACAGTATTTCCACCAGAAAGGTATGTAGGGGGAGAtggagaaggagaagatgaGAACGGAGGGGAAAGTAAGTCATCAGACGTCGTCTTATGATGAGTTGGGAACCTTTGGTTTTGATTCCTATGGATGTATGTCTCAGTAGGTGAAGGTGAATACTCATATGGGGAACGATGTAAAGGTGGAGATACACTAAAGGGTTGGCTCTGTGGTGAAGAAACATCCTCATGCAGACCACCTGTCCAGCTGTGTGGTCGTTGAAATGGGGAGGAAGAATTTGATTGCCTTGCTCTTACTGGGACAGATGTCGGACGACTCTTCTCAGATGGCGTAGATGGAAATGCCCTCATAGGTTCAGTAAGAGGGCTACCGACGTAATCAGTAATTATCTGCGGAGGACACGATACAAGAACATCCAGATTAAAATCAGATAGATCTTCACGATAAATCACAGATACAGAAAGACGGCCTGGTTGGATGTCAATGGGAACAAaactatatttcttcattgaTTCTTCCTCCGCTCTCGAGAATGGGGAACTAAATGAGCAGACTTTG
This region of Sesamum indicum cultivar Zhongzhi No. 13 linkage group LG4, S_indicum_v1.0, whole genome shotgun sequence genomic DNA includes:
- the LOC105160244 gene encoding autophagy-related protein 13a, translated to MDLHSYPQAEHGKFEQILNQFLLKSLHIILDSRVPANRPSSRGGEIKKTDKWFNLVLGDRPSAMDSLSFWNRTLMEPMIIDIILVQESPNPSSELTSPAASGTEASTETVVERWMVQYEGQRLMAPQIGEATYKKMYRKSIILLRSVHAMLRLLPAYKAFRKLYSLKQNCDFVINYKVCSFSSPFSRAEEESMKKYSFVPIDIQPGRLSVSVIYREDLSDFNLDVLVSCPPQIITDYVGSPLTEPMRAFPSTPSEKSRPTSVPVRARQSNSSSPFQRPHSWTGGLHEDVSSPQSQPFSVSPPLHRSPYEYSPSPTETYIHRNQNQRFPTHHKTTSDDLLSPPFSSSPSPSPPTYLSGGNTVQSRLRSETAPVSIPHPMMGRSPRFLSPNLSDPSRHSLPPLSPRNTRYDPSSHESSSGIRSMRRLDSLRAGESSSGPINVSSKVARDAKEDSGRFSSLLSSSSSPRVGFSRSSSRLSFQDDFGDCDFSCPFIVDDVDPPDSQASLNPDGTKSSEVSSQASSTAKKSQDAAVGILVHMLKTAPRLRQDSGYYTSQSSKIEFEGEVGAASEFFKPRKTSDALEELKVYKEMKDLLLSKSAARLVGKEKGWT